Below is a genomic region from Fischerella sp. PCC 9605.
TCTTAAATAGCGTTTAAGTTCTCCCGTACGATAACTGAGGGAAGATAAAACTTCTAACGTGCGTCTTTCTCGCTGCCATTCACCAGATTTACAAGACATGATATACTCCTTTTTTTAAAAAATTGCTTACTTCGCTGATTCTGATTACTTCCGCAATCAAATTGACTTGCAAATAACAGCAACAATTCTTATCAAGTGGTAAACTTGGCTAGATGTATAATCTATACATGAAAATACCAAAATCTTAAGTATGAATTTGTAAATAAACGTAACTAATTTTTAGCCAAAAATAATTACAAGCTTTTATAAATTGTCCTCTAAGTGACGAAATATAAACAGTAAATTCAATTTATTTATGTCCGTATGAATTGAAAATATAGGACTCCTATTTGATTTTTGAAAAAAACTCAGTACACTTCCTGTTCTCTCTTCCCTGCCTTCATGAATAAGTTCACCAAATCAAATCAGATTGCTATACTTGGTGTCTTAGTGCCTTGGTGGTTAAGAAAATCTTAAAGTACAAATTTAAAAAGTCCAATTATTAAGCATCCATGACAGCCCGCATTTTACTTGTTGAAGATGAAGTCAAATTGGCTCGATTTGTAGAATTGGAACTGAGTTATGAAGGTTACAAAGTAACAGTAGCGCATGATGGATTAAGTGGATTAACAGCGGCACGAGAGTCTCATCCAGATTTAGTGATTGTAGACTGGATGCTACCTGGTTTATCTGGATTGGAAATTTGCCGTCGCCTGCGAAGTACAGGCGATCAAGTGCCCATCATCTTATTAACAGCAAAAGATGAAGTGAGCGATCGCGTCGCTGGTTTAGATGCTGGTGCGGATGATTATGTAGTCAAACCCTTTAGTGTCGAGGAATTGTTAGCAAGGGTTCGCGCCCACCTGCGTAGAACTCAAGAAGCAGACGCAGATATCTTGCAATTTGCAGACCTCAAATTAAATCGTTCCACGCGGGAAGTGCATCGGGGCGATCGCGCGATCGAACTAACAGCCAAAGAATTTGATTTACTAGAATATTTGCTGGTTCATCCCCGACAGGTAATTACGCGCGATCGCATTTTAGAAGAAGTCTGGGGTTACGACTTTATGGGAGATTCTAATATTATCGAAGTTTACATCCGCTATCTACGCCTGAAATTAGAAGCAAACAACGAAAAGCGCCTCATTCAAACCGTGCGTGGTGTCGGTTATGTATTGCGCGAGTGATAATAGCGACACTCTCAGCAAAAACTCATCAAACAGAGTGTGATATGTACTAGGATGCACAAAGTTGACTCTAGACGCCAATACATATCATCTCAGGAGTGTAATGACCTACCTCGAAACCGCAGCACAATTCTACAGTGAAGTTGCCCAAACCCCGCAAGTTGGACTTTGTTGCGTCCAAAGTACACCCATGCAACTGCCAGGATTAAAAATTCCCCAACAAATGCAGGAAATGAACTATGGTTGCGGTACTACCGTTCATCCTGCGGAACTAGCAAACCAACCCACCGTGTTGTATGTCGGCGTTGGCGGTGGCTTAGAAGCTTTGCAATTTGCCTATTTTTCCCGTCGTCCCAGTGCTGTCATTGCTGTCGATCCGGTTGACCAAATGCGCCAAGCTGCTGCACGCAACCTGGAAATTGCCGCCAAAGAAAATTCTTGGTTTGACACCAACTTTGTAGAAATTCGTGCAGGCGATGCTTTTAACTTACCCGTTGCTGATGCATCTGTAGATGTCGTAGCGCAGAATTGTCTTTTTAATATCTTTGAACCAGAAGATTTAACCCGTGCTTTAAAAGAAGCACATCGCGTGTTAAAACCAGGCGGACGCTTGCAAATGAGCGATCCCATTGCTACTCGTCCTATTCCATCACATTTACAACAAGATGAGCGCTTACGCGCCATGTGTTTATCCGGCGCACTCACCTACGAGCAGTATATTCAACGTATCATCAATGCTGGTTTTGGCCAAATAGAAATTCGTGCCCGTCGTCCTTATCGTCTTTTAGATTGTCAAACTTACAATCTAGAAGAACCCTTACTTTTAGAAAGTCTGGATTCTGTCTCTTTCAAAGTTACCATTCCCGTCGATGGTGCTTGTGTTTTTACTGGTAAGACAGCAATTTATGCAGGCGCAGAATCATTTTTTGACGATGGTTTCGGTCATATTTTACAACGTGGAATTCCAGCCGCAGTTTGTGATAAAACGGCTGCTAAACTAGCAGCAAATCTAGGAGACAATGTTATAATTACAAACTCTACTTGGTACTATACCGGTGGCGGTTGCTGTTAGTATGAATCACTGAATATGTTTCCATAAAATGACTAGCATTGGATGCGATCGCTAAGATTTTGTTTATAAAGTATCTCTCTAGTAGGGTGTGTTACACTGCGTTAACGCACCACCATTTATGGTGTTTACTGACATCTTGCAGCAACGTCTACTATCTGCCAGAGAATTAATTCCCTGGTAGTAGAGACTCGAAATTTCGCGTCTCTACACAACCCGGAACTTCAGTTTTGCTCAGACTTCTTTTGCAGGGGATATCAAACAATGCAAACAACATCAATAAACCCAGCAGTGACAGCTTTCCAAAAAAAACTCTCTTCACCTTTAACGAAAAAGCAAGTTACTATTTTACAAATTAACTTAGGTAAGCGCTGTAATCTTGCCTGTACTCATTGTCATGTAGAAGCAGGGCCAAAACGCACAGAAGAACTTTCTCCAGAAATTTGTCAACAGTTAATCGAAATAATTCACAAATTTCCCCAACTTCAAATTGTTGATTTGACTGGTGGTGCACCAGAAATTAACTATGGATTTAAACCACTGGTAGAAGCAGCAAACTCAGCAGGTAAACAGGTGATTGTTCGGTCTAATTTGACTATTTATTTTGAAGATGGATTTGAGGATTTACCGGAATATTTTGCTAAATATAAAGTGAGAGTAGTTGCTTCTATGCCCTGCTATTTAGCAGATAATGTTGATAAAATGCGCGGTGCTGGTGTTTATGATGATTCAATCAAAGCACTGCAAAGGCTGAATCAGGTTGGTTACGGGAAAGAACCAGATTTAATTTTGGATTTGGTGTATAATCCTCAATTACCATCTGGTGAAAAATTTTCTTTGACTCCCGAACAAACAAAGCTGGAACAAGATTATAAAGTGTTCTTGGAAGAACATTTTGATATAGTCTTTAACAACCTTTTTACTATCACCAATCTACCAGTAGGCAGAACTAAACTGCATTTAGAACGTAAGAAACTATACGCACCTTATTTGCAGTTTTTAGAGTCGCATTTCAATCCTACGACGGTAGAACATTTGATGTGCCGTGATGAACTGTCAATTGATTATCTCGGTAATGTATATGATTGCGACTTTAATCAGATGATGAATTTACCTGCGAAAACTCGTGATGGTGAAAACCTAACAATTGCCAAATTGCTAGCCGCTGGCAGTTTAGATTTGATTGATCGAGTACAAACTGCTGCCTATTGCTATGGTTGTACTGCTGGGTGTGGTTCCAGTTGTGGTGGCGCTTTGGTGTGAGAGAATGCGGAAGGCAACGCTTTATGCAAGGAAAAAGGTAAAAATGGAAAAGGAAAAGGAAATTTCCATCCCTTTAACTCTTTCTGTTTCCTGATTGTCCATTCCTAATTTATTTGCGTTACAAAAATTGTTACGAGTGTGTTTATACTGGCCAATAATCGTTATGATTAGATCTAGTTAAGCTCCTCACACCACACCAAAAGCTGCAAAACAAATGTTTTGCAGCTTTTTTTATTAACCTGTTGTACAGTGACTCATTATTTGGGTTATTTCCCACTTTTAGTGACGGGAGTCAAGGCAGTCACGATGAAAAAAATTCACCACCATACATGAACAAACCTCACCCCTTGCCCCTCTCCTTGCTAAGGAGAGGGGTGTCCGATAGGACGGGGTGAGGTTATTTTCAAGATAGAAAGCAGAAGGAAGGACTCCCGAATTCCCATTACTCATTACCAGCCTACGCGACAGTATAAGTATTCAAGCGGATACTATATAAGACAACCTCATCCTATCATTACTCCTTTATCCATCAGGGGAGAGGGGTTGGGGTGGGGCTTTTTCATTATTGTCAAATCAGTAAATTCCGATGTAAGTACTGGCTGCTGACTAACAAACATGAAAACCCAAAGGCAAAAACAAGTGCTACCACCAGCTTTAAGATCGAGAAACTACCGTCTATTTTTTGCGGGACAAGGCATATCCCTGATTGGGACGTGGATGACGCAAACTGCCACTATTTGGTTAGTTTATAGCTTAACTCAATCGCCGTTAATGCTGGGGGTTGTGGGATTTAGCAGTCAAATTCCTAGCTTTATTCTTGCTCCCTTTGGTGGGGTGTTTGTGGATCGCTTTTCTCGCCATCGTACCTTAATTGGTACGCAAATATTGTCAATGATTCAGTCATTAGCACTAGCAATATTGGCGCTAACTGGCGTTATTCAAATTTGGCAGATCATTATCTTGAGCTTATTTCAAGGATTTATTAATGCTGTTGATGCACCAGCGCGGCAAGCATTTGTGCCAGATTTGGTAGAACGTCGAGAAGATTTAGCAAATGCGATCGCCATTAACTCCACAATGTTTAATGGGGCGCGTTTAATCGGCCCGGCGATTGGTGGTTTGTTAGTTGCCAGCGTTGGTGCAGCTTATTGTTTTTTAATTGATGGTCTTAGTTACATTGCCGTAATTCTCGCTTTATTAGCGATGAAAATTAAGCCTAGAAAAATTGTAGTCAGTATGAATAGTCCCTTACAACAAATAAAAGAGGGATTTTTGTATGCCTTTGGTTTTCCACCAATTCGGGCGCTTTTGTTGCTATCAGCTTTAGTTAGCTTTTTTGGCATGCAATATGCTGTTTTAGTTCCAGTTTTTGCAGAAAAAATTCTCCAAGGTAACGCACAAACACTGGGATTTTTGATGGCAGCTACTGGAGTTGGAGCGTTATCAGGCGGAATTTATCTGGCGTCACGTAAAACTGTTTTGGGGCTTGGTAGATTGATTGCTATAGCTCCAGCAATCTTAGGCGTAGGTTTAATAGCCTTTTCTTTATCACGTTTTCTACCACTTTCATTATTTACGATGTTATTTATTGGCTTGGGAACTATCTTACAAGTTGCTGCTGGTAATACAGTTTTACAAACAATTGTTGAAGATGAAAAACGCGGACGAGTAATGAGCTTATTTACAATGGCATTCTTGGGAACAATACCTTTTGGTAATTTATTGGGAGGAGCATTAGGCAATCGTATCGGTGCTCCCACGACATTATTTATTGATGGTATTGTTTGTATTGTAGGTTCTATATATTTTTCTAAACAATTACCTGCTCTACGGCGATTAGTATACCCAATTTATCAAGAAAGAGGTATTTTCACAGATCGGGTACATTAAACCTACATAACAAAAAATTTTTATAGCGATGGATAACATCGTTAGAATTTTTATTAAACCACAAAGACACTAAGGCACAAAGATGGTTACAAGTTCACGCGAATACTATATTTCCGTTTTTGTTGTTTGTTGTTTGTTATTTGTTGTTTGTTGATTGTTCCTGCGAGAAGCCGAATAAAACGCGTCTATGGAAAAATTACCAGCTAACAAACAACTACCAACCACTAACTACTAACTACTAACTACTAACTTATCTACTCGTTAGTTTGCAAATAATCTATTGCTGCCTCTAATTTTGATGAGTATCTTTCAGCAAATCTTTCAAACCACAACCCCTCTGCTGAAAAAGGATCTAATTTGGCTAGCCAATCTTTCGCGCTTTCTTTCAAAGCCTCCTGTTTTTTGGCTTTAATTTGTTCTTGCCGAATACGTTCTTGTTCTAGTTCTTGCTGTTGTCTTAACTTTTCAGCTTGATCCCGTTCCTCAAAATCAGCCTTGACTTCTGCTAACAAATTATCTATTAAAGAAGCTGATTTTCGAGGCGGTTGAATATATGGTGTTGCTGTGGCTGGCTTTGGCTGTGGCTGTTCGCTGCTTTCTTCCTGGTATTCAGTTTTTAGTTCAGCTAACAGCTTATCAATAGAGTCCATGATCTTCAATCCCCAAACTTACTGCACATTCAATTTGTCTGTTCAATGCAGTCAATATCTTAGTGATATCTGAAGTTGATAATTAATCATTAATGGCATTCAGCAGTACTTCAGATAAACTCATGTCTTCCATATCTTCCATTGTCACAGTGTCACAAATATCGAACTTTGCACCAGCACTTTGCAGTTCATCATCTAATACTTTCAAAAAGCGGGTAGCATGTGCATCTGTGCCAACTTGAATGAAAGAAATGGCTAGTTCTTCATCTCGTTCCATGCGCCGAGAAGCTTCAATAATTACCTTCATTACAGCTTTGCGGTCATCTGGTTCGCCATCAGTAACTACTAAAATTGTTTCACCATTTGGCTTAGTTTGACCAGCGGCTTTACGTTCAAAATAATTATCAGTTGCGTGTTTTAATACTGCTGCTAAATCAGTTGTGCCAGCGGGGTCGTTCTCTTGGAAAATTTGGGAAACTTTACTTGATGTCACATTTTCATAGCGCTTGAATCGACCAGAAAATACATAAACTGTAATGCCATCTGGATCAAATTGTTCACATTTGCTTGCTAATGCAAAAGTAGATTCTTGCGCTGTTACCCATCTGCTTCTACCACCTTTTTGATCGGGTGTAGCCATGCTACCGCTTTTGTCAATAATTAGAGTATAGTCTCGATTTTCTAGCATTTTTAAATTCTCCAGTTAGTGGTTAGTGGTTAATTATTACAACTAACAAACAACAAACAACAAACAACAAATTATTAATCAGTTACTGCATTCATCAAAACGTCTGCGAGGCTCATATCTTCCATGTCATCGAGGGTGACGGTGTCGCAAATATCAAACTTTGCACCGACACTCTCCATTTGATCATCTAAAGCTTTCAGAAATTTAGTTGCTTGAGGATCGGAACCTACTTGAATTATAGAAATTCCCAATTCTTCATCACGTTCCATTTGGCGAGTTGCATGAATAATTACCTCAAATACCGCTTTGCGATCATCTGGTTCGCCGTCGGTGATTACTAAAATTGTTTCTCCATTCGGTTTGGTTTTACCAGCTTTTTTACGCTGAAAGTAGTTGTTGGTGGCGTCTTGAAGTACACTCGCTAAATTTGTCGTGCCTGCTGGATCATTTTCCATAAATATTTGCGCTACTTTGGCTGAGGTAACATCGTCGTAGCGTTTAAATCTCCCAGAAAATACGTAAACAGTAATCCCATCTGGATCAAATTGCTCACATTTTCTTGCTAAAGCGAGGGTAGATTCCTGAGCTATATCCCATCTACTTTTACCACCCATCTGATCGGGAGT
It encodes:
- a CDS encoding response regulator transcription factor; this encodes MTARILLVEDEVKLARFVELELSYEGYKVTVAHDGLSGLTAARESHPDLVIVDWMLPGLSGLEICRRLRSTGDQVPIILLTAKDEVSDRVAGLDAGADDYVVKPFSVEELLARVRAHLRRTQEADADILQFADLKLNRSTREVHRGDRAIELTAKEFDLLEYLLVHPRQVITRDRILEEVWGYDFMGDSNIIEVYIRYLRLKLEANNEKRLIQTVRGVGYVLRE
- the arsM gene encoding arsenosugar biosynthesis arsenite methyltransferase ArsM, encoding MTYLETAAQFYSEVAQTPQVGLCCVQSTPMQLPGLKIPQQMQEMNYGCGTTVHPAELANQPTVLYVGVGGGLEALQFAYFSRRPSAVIAVDPVDQMRQAAARNLEIAAKENSWFDTNFVEIRAGDAFNLPVADASVDVVAQNCLFNIFEPEDLTRALKEAHRVLKPGGRLQMSDPIATRPIPSHLQQDERLRAMCLSGALTYEQYIQRIINAGFGQIEIRARRPYRLLDCQTYNLEEPLLLESLDSVSFKVTIPVDGACVFTGKTAIYAGAESFFDDGFGHILQRGIPAAVCDKTAAKLAANLGDNVIITNSTWYYTGGGCC
- the arsS gene encoding arsenosugar biosynthesis radical SAM (seleno)protein ArsS (Some members of this family are selenoproteins.), with protein sequence MQTTSINPAVTAFQKKLSSPLTKKQVTILQINLGKRCNLACTHCHVEAGPKRTEELSPEICQQLIEIIHKFPQLQIVDLTGGAPEINYGFKPLVEAANSAGKQVIVRSNLTIYFEDGFEDLPEYFAKYKVRVVASMPCYLADNVDKMRGAGVYDDSIKALQRLNQVGYGKEPDLILDLVYNPQLPSGEKFSLTPEQTKLEQDYKVFLEEHFDIVFNNLFTITNLPVGRTKLHLERKKLYAPYLQFLESHFNPTTVEHLMCRDELSIDYLGNVYDCDFNQMMNLPAKTRDGENLTIAKLLAAGSLDLIDRVQTAAYCYGCTAGCGSSCGGALV
- a CDS encoding MFS transporter is translated as MKTQRQKQVLPPALRSRNYRLFFAGQGISLIGTWMTQTATIWLVYSLTQSPLMLGVVGFSSQIPSFILAPFGGVFVDRFSRHRTLIGTQILSMIQSLALAILALTGVIQIWQIIILSLFQGFINAVDAPARQAFVPDLVERREDLANAIAINSTMFNGARLIGPAIGGLLVASVGAAYCFLIDGLSYIAVILALLAMKIKPRKIVVSMNSPLQQIKEGFLYAFGFPPIRALLLLSALVSFFGMQYAVLVPVFAEKILQGNAQTLGFLMAATGVGALSGGIYLASRKTVLGLGRLIAIAPAILGVGLIAFSLSRFLPLSLFTMLFIGLGTILQVAAGNTVLQTIVEDEKRGRVMSLFTMAFLGTIPFGNLLGGALGNRIGAPTTLFIDGIVCIVGSIYFSKQLPALRRLVYPIYQERGIFTDRVH
- a CDS encoding salt stress protein, Slr1339 family; translation: MDSIDKLLAELKTEYQEESSEQPQPKPATATPYIQPPRKSASLIDNLLAEVKADFEERDQAEKLRQQQELEQERIRQEQIKAKKQEALKESAKDWLAKLDPFSAEGLWFERFAERYSSKLEAAIDYLQTNE
- a CDS encoding vWA domain-containing protein, which encodes MLENRDYTLIIDKSGSMATPDQKGGRSRWVTAQESTFALASKCEQFDPDGITVYVFSGRFKRYENVTSSKVSQIFQENDPAGTTDLAAVLKHATDNYFERKAAGQTKPNGETILVVTDGEPDDRKAVMKVIIEASRRMERDEELAISFIQVGTDAHATRFLKVLDDELQSAGAKFDICDTVTMEDMEDMSLSEVLLNAIND
- a CDS encoding vWA domain-containing protein, with the protein product MVSDRDYTLIIDKSGSMSTPDQMGGKSRWDIAQESTLALARKCEQFDPDGITVYVFSGRFKRYDDVTSAKVAQIFMENDPAGTTNLASVLQDATNNYFQRKKAGKTKPNGETILVITDGEPDDRKAVFEVIIHATRQMERDEELGISIIQVGSDPQATKFLKALDDQMESVGAKFDICDTVTLDDMEDMSLADVLMNAVTD